The following proteins are co-located in the Caminicella sporogenes DSM 14501 genome:
- a CDS encoding metallophosphoesterase → MEIKFLNILLITMIILFLYNYYQINFPKVNFVSIKTNKIDKNTKIKILQLTDIHNKKFPNNNKNLLKKIKDAHADIIVITGDLIDSKTKNFEYIYSFIKELLKINKNIYYVSGNHEWRSGKFYEISKQLSKMKVKVLNNTSSSFVKNGTSINICGIDDSYSNRDNLDKILNNINKNIFTLLLSHSPNVIKHKNIKMVDLILCGHTHGGQVRFPIIGCIIIPGQGLFPKYDKGIFKINNNTTLYIDSGLGTSSLPIRFLNRSQLSLIIIEGK, encoded by the coding sequence ATGGAAATAAAATTTTTAAATATATTGCTAATTACTATGATTATACTATTTTTATATAATTATTATCAAATTAATTTTCCTAAAGTTAATTTTGTATCAATCAAAACTAATAAAATTGATAAAAATACTAAAATTAAAATACTACAGTTAACTGATATACATAATAAAAAATTTCCAAACAACAATAAAAATCTTCTAAAAAAAATAAAAGATGCTCATGCCGATATCATTGTTATAACAGGAGATTTAATTGATAGCAAAACAAAAAATTTTGAGTATATATATTCCTTTATTAAAGAACTTCTAAAGATTAACAAAAATATTTACTATGTATCTGGAAATCACGAATGGAGGTCTGGTAAATTTTATGAAATTTCAAAACAACTTAGTAAAATGAAAGTAAAAGTATTAAATAATACTAGTTCATCTTTTGTTAAAAATGGTACCTCAATAAATATTTGTGGTATAGATGATTCTTATTCAAATCGTGATAATTTGGATAAGATTTTAAATAATATCAACAAAAATATTTTTACATTATTACTATCACATTCACCAAATGTAATAAAACATAAAAATATAAAAATGGTAGATTTAATATTATGTGGACATACTCATGGAGGACAAGTAAGGTTTCCCATAATTGGCTGTATTATTATACCTGGACAAGGTCTTTTCCCAAAATACGACAAAGGAATATTTAAAATAAATAACAACACTACACTGTATATTGACAGCGGACTAGGAACAAGCTCATTACCAATAAGATTTTTAAATAGAAGTCAATTAAGTTTAATAATAATAGAAGGTAAATAA
- a CDS encoding amino acid ABC transporter ATP-binding protein, producing the protein MIKIKNLYKSFNGLKVLKGINLEIKKGQVVAIIGPSGTGKSTLLRCINYLERPDKGEIEIDNLKINTETITKKQIHKLRKSTSMVFQNYNLFKNKTAIENIMEPLIVVKKINYLEAKNIALKILNLVGLLDKKDCYPSKLSGGQQQRIAIGRAMAVNPKIMLFDEPTSALDPELVREVLDVIKSLADKHMTMIIVTHEMGFAKEAADKIVFMDDGKIIEQGTPDEIFNNPKNLRTIKFLKQIRSL; encoded by the coding sequence ATGATAAAAATTAAAAATCTTTACAAAAGCTTCAATGGTCTAAAAGTCTTAAAAGGTATCAACCTTGAAATAAAAAAAGGACAAGTTGTTGCAATAATAGGTCCTTCTGGTACTGGAAAATCTACTCTTTTAAGATGCATAAATTATTTAGAAAGACCTGACAAAGGTGAAATTGAAATTGATAATCTAAAAATAAATACTGAAACAATAACAAAAAAACAAATACATAAACTTAGAAAATCTACTTCTATGGTATTTCAAAACTATAATCTATTTAAAAATAAAACTGCTATAGAAAATATTATGGAACCTTTAATTGTAGTTAAAAAAATAAATTATCTGGAAGCAAAAAATATTGCTTTAAAAATATTAAATTTAGTTGGCTTATTAGATAAAAAGGACTGTTATCCTTCAAAATTATCAGGTGGTCAACAACAGAGAATTGCTATAGGTAGAGCTATGGCTGTAAATCCAAAGATAATGTTATTTGACGAACCTACATCTGCCCTCGACCCCGAATTAGTAAGAGAAGTATTAGATGTTATTAAAAGTTTAGCAGATAAACATATGACTATGATAATAGTTACTCATGAAATGGGTTTCGCTAAAGAAGCTGCCGATAAAATAGTATTTATGGATGATGGAAAAATTATTGAACAGGGAACTCCCGATGAAATATTTAATAACCCTAAAAATTTACGAACTATAAAATTTTTAAAACAAATCAGAAGCCTTTAA